DNA from Leptospira bandrabouensis:
TTTATTTTATCTGGCTTTGTTACCAGGCCTTGTGTCGATTGGCTTCACCTTTTTTTTAAAGGAAAAACCTGGTCAAAAGTCTGAAGGAAACCAGATCCAGGTTACTTCTTTTTTCTCTTTTCTTTCGTATTGGAAAAAAACAAACCCCAACTATCGAAAGTTAGTTTTTGGACTTCTTGTTTTTGCCTTTTGGAATAGTTCCGATGTGTTTTTGATTTTAAAAGCGAAAGAATCTGGTTTGGATGACAAGTTTGTAATTGGAATTTATATTTTTTATAATTTGGTTTATGCTTTGTTTGCCTATCCTTTGGGGATTTTAGCTGACCGAGTTGGTTTTAAAAAAATGTTTTTGTTTGGGCTTGGGATGTTTGCCACCGTTTATTTCCTTATGGGTTCCAACCAAAATCCATATCTGATTGTATTTTCGTTTTTTTTATATGGAGTTTATGCCAGTGCTACAGAAGGAATCTCCAAAGCCTGGATTAGTAACCTTGTTCCAAACTTAGAAGTAGGGACCGCCATTGGAATGTTCACTGGGTTACAAAGTGTAGCGACATTTTTTGCAAGTTCCATCGCCGGTTGGCTTTGGTATCTGTTTGGAGCTCCAATCACTTTTTTAGTGACTGGATTTTTTTCTGTTTTGGTGATTCTTTATTTTTTATTCACAAAGATAACCGAAGGTTTGGAATCTTAATCTTTTAAATATTCAATTCTTTCACGAATGGATTCATTAGAAGGATTTTTCTTTGCTAGATCTTCCAATAGTTTCACGGCTTGTGTTTTTTTACCCATAATGTCCCAAAGATCAGAAAGTTCTAAGGCAGGTCTTGGATCACTCGGAGATTTAGAAAGAAGTCCTAAGTAAATTTCTTCGGCTTTTTCCAGGTCCCCTATCAGGCGTAAGGCGGCCGCTTTTCCAAGAAGGGCAAAGTAGTCATCCCCACTGGCAAGGATTTTATTAAAACATTCCAAAGCCTTGTCATAATTACCAAGTCCTCGGAGGGAATCGGCATAGCGGTTGATGATGAGTTTGTTATCGGGATCAGATTCGAGAATTTTTTCCCAATAGGTGATGGCAGTTTTAAAATCTTTTTTACCACGATAGGATTCGGCAAGTCCATAGAGGGCAAAAAAGTTTTTGGGATCTAGTTCTTTGGCACGGTCGTAATAGAGAATGGCTTTATCGAAGTCTTTAATTTTGCGGTAACTGTTTCCGATCTCTGTTAGGATTTTGATATTGTTTGGTTGGCTTGAGAGTAATTTTTCCCACCAATGGATGGCATCCACATACCTTTGGCATGCAAAGTATAAATGCCCAAGTCCTACAATCACATACTGATCGTTTGGATTGATTTGAAGTGCTTCCATGTAATACACTTCGGATTCTTTAAAGTTTTTTAATTTTCTATGAGCATCGGCAACACGAGAAAGGATACTTGCGTCTGTAATTGTTATGTGGTGAAATTCTTCCGCTACTTCAATGATTCTTTTGAGGCTATTTAAATCTCTGTAGGCATTCATAAGTCCCATAAGGGAAAACTTATTGGTGGTATCTCCAACCAAACATTTGCGGTAGTATTGGATGGCCTGTTCCGGTTGTTTTGTTTTTGCGTAATAATCACCGAGACCAACAAGGCCGTAAGTATTTGCTGGATCTTCATCCAGTAATATGTCTAATCGTTCCTTCGCTTCCTTAAAACGACCCTGATCCAGAAAACGATAAGCCTCTTTTGCTAGAGATTTTATTTTTGTGAACTTTTCATCTTCTTGTGGCTTTTCGGTATCTGTATTTTCCATATCCCTGTCCAATTTTCAGCATTCTTTTTTAGACAGTAAAAATCGACTCAAAAACGTGAGAACATTGACAACAGGCTCTTTTTTGAAGAAATGACAAAGAGGGGGGAAGGTATGTCATCTACAACCGAAGCAATTACTGGCGGCCGATTGATGGTCGAACTATTGGAAGAAGCGGGTGTGGAGATCGTCTTTGGATACCCTGGTGGTGCCATCCTCCCATTCTACGACGAACTCTATCATAGCAAAAAAATCAAACACATCTTGGTTCGCCACGAACAAGGCGCCATTCATATGGCTGAAGGTTATGCCAGGTCTACAGGTAAGTTAGGTGTTTGTATTGCCACTTCCGGCCCTGGTGCTACCAATTTAATCACAGGGCTTACCGATGCCAAATTAGATTCCATTCCCATCCTTGCCATCACAGGCCAAGTCGCAACAGATGCCATTGGAACTGATGCTTTCCAAGAAGCCGATATTTTTGGAATCACCATACCGATTACTAAATACAATGCACTGATCAAAAAAGCAGATGATCTTTCTCGCCATTTTGAAGAAGCCATCAAAATTGCAATGGGTGGAAGACCTGGCCCTGTGCTTTTGGATTTTCCCAAAGATGTGCAATTGGAAAAAACAACTGTCAGAAAAGCATCTGCACTTAAAATTGCTCCCCATCATTATGAAAGACCAAAAGTCAAAGGGGACCCACAAGAATTTGCAGATGCTTTGAACCAAGCCAAACGCCCGTTACTCTATGTAGGTGGTGGTGCGATCAATTCCTTTGCGTCAGCGGAAATCAAAGCTTTGGCAGAAAAAGCAAATGCTCCCGTAACAACAACTCTGATGGGACTTGGTGCCTTTCCTGGTACCCATCCACTTTCTGTAGGAATGCTTGGAATGCATGGAACTGCTTATGCCAACAAAGCAGTGTTAGAATGTGATTATATTTTAAACTTAGGTGCCAGGTTTGATGACCGTGTTGCCAAATACCAAGACTTTGCTCCGAATGCCGTTCGCGCCCACGTAGACATTGATGCTGCTGAGTTTAACAAACGTGTGAATGTAGATCATATCCTTCATGGAGATCTAAAGGATGCCATCCGCGAAATCCTTCCTTTTGTGAAAGGGGGAGACCGTACTTCTTGGATTGAAAATATTCAGAACCTAAAGAAAAATCATCCTCTCGATTTTGACAATAGTGGGGACAGTATCAAACCACAAGACTTCTTACAAAAAGTGTATGCCAAAACCAAGGGAGAAGCCATTGTTTCTACCGATGTGGGGCAACACCAAATGTGGGCAGCGCAGTATTATTTATTTGATAAACCAAATACTTGGTTAACCTCTGGGGGACTCGGAACTATGGGTTACGGACTTCCTGCGGCCATTGGTGCTAAGTTTGGAAACCCTGATAAAACTGTGATTTGTGTTACAGGAGATGGTTCCTTTCAAATGTGTATTCAGGAACTAGCAACGATCGCACAATCTCAGTTAGGTGTAAAGATTTTACTATTTAATAATAACTTCCTTGGTATGGTTCGTCAATGGCAGGAACTATTTTATGAAGAGAGATTCAGTGAGTCGCAATGGACATACAATCCAAACTTTGTTAAACTTGCTGATGCTTATGGCATTCCTGCCATGAGAATCGAACACAAATCTGAAATTGAGAAAGGTGTGGAATTTTTCTTAAAAGATAATGGATCAGCTCTCATTGAAGTCATGATTCCTGCAGAAGAAAAAGTATTCCCAATGATCCCTGCTGGAAAATCACAACAAGACCTAATCGAATTTAAAGACTTGGGGAAATTGAAAAAATGAAACACACTCTAAGTATTTTAGTAAATAACCATCCAGGCGTCATGAGCCATGTTTCTGGACTTTTCACACGTCGCGGATACAATA
Protein-coding regions in this window:
- a CDS encoding tetratricopeptide repeat protein, whose product is MENTDTEKPQEDEKFTKIKSLAKEAYRFLDQGRFKEAKERLDILLDEDPANTYGLVGLGDYYAKTKQPEQAIQYYRKCLVGDTTNKFSLMGLMNAYRDLNSLKRIIEVAEEFHHITITDASILSRVADAHRKLKNFKESEVYYMEALQINPNDQYVIVGLGHLYFACQRYVDAIHWWEKLLSSQPNNIKILTEIGNSYRKIKDFDKAILYYDRAKELDPKNFFALYGLAESYRGKKDFKTAITYWEKILESDPDNKLIINRYADSLRGLGNYDKALECFNKILASGDDYFALLGKAAALRLIGDLEKAEEIYLGLLSKSPSDPRPALELSDLWDIMGKKTQAVKLLEDLAKKNPSNESIRERIEYLKD
- a CDS encoding MFS transporter — protein: MKYISKTVWVLSLVSLFTDIASEMLYPVLPIYLKSIGYSVLFIGILEGITEVVAGYSKGFFGNLSDISGKRVPYVRLGYALSAISKPLLAIGQIPLVVLLARVFDRIGKGVRTGARDAILSKEATKTSKARVFGFHRSMDTLGAVLGPSIALVYLYFNPQNYLFLFYLALLPGLVSIGFTFFLKEKPGQKSEGNQIQVTSFFSFLSYWKKTNPNYRKLVFGLLVFAFWNSSDVFLILKAKESGLDDKFVIGIYIFYNLVYALFAYPLGILADRVGFKKMFLFGLGMFATVYFLMGSNQNPYLIVFSFFLYGVYASATEGISKAWISNLVPNLEVGTAIGMFTGLQSVATFFASSIAGWLWYLFGAPITFLVTGFFSVLVILYFLFTKITEGLES
- the ilvB gene encoding biosynthetic-type acetolactate synthase large subunit codes for the protein MSSTTEAITGGRLMVELLEEAGVEIVFGYPGGAILPFYDELYHSKKIKHILVRHEQGAIHMAEGYARSTGKLGVCIATSGPGATNLITGLTDAKLDSIPILAITGQVATDAIGTDAFQEADIFGITIPITKYNALIKKADDLSRHFEEAIKIAMGGRPGPVLLDFPKDVQLEKTTVRKASALKIAPHHYERPKVKGDPQEFADALNQAKRPLLYVGGGAINSFASAEIKALAEKANAPVTTTLMGLGAFPGTHPLSVGMLGMHGTAYANKAVLECDYILNLGARFDDRVAKYQDFAPNAVRAHVDIDAAEFNKRVNVDHILHGDLKDAIREILPFVKGGDRTSWIENIQNLKKNHPLDFDNSGDSIKPQDFLQKVYAKTKGEAIVSTDVGQHQMWAAQYYLFDKPNTWLTSGGLGTMGYGLPAAIGAKFGNPDKTVICVTGDGSFQMCIQELATIAQSQLGVKILLFNNNFLGMVRQWQELFYEERFSESQWTYNPNFVKLADAYGIPAMRIEHKSEIEKGVEFFLKDNGSALIEVMIPAEEKVFPMIPAGKSQQDLIEFKDLGKLKK